Proteins encoded within one genomic window of Pectobacterium araliae:
- the glnB gene encoding nitrogen regulatory protein P-II, translating into MKKIDAIIKPFKLDDVREALAEVGITGMTVTEVKGFGRQKGHTELYRGAEYMVDFLPKVKIEIVVSDDIVDTCVETITQTAQTGKIGDGKIFVFDVARVVRIRTGEEDEEAI; encoded by the coding sequence ATGAAGAAGATTGATGCGATTATTAAGCCGTTCAAACTGGACGATGTACGTGAAGCGTTAGCTGAAGTGGGCATCACAGGGATGACGGTGACAGAAGTTAAAGGCTTTGGTCGCCAGAAAGGCCACACCGAACTGTATCGCGGCGCAGAATACATGGTCGATTTTCTGCCGAAAGTAAAAATCGAAATTGTTGTGTCGGATGATATTGTTGATACCTGTGTTGAAACCATCACACAGACCGCGCAGACGGGTAAAATTGGCGACGGTAAAATCTTTGTGTTTGATGTGGCGCGCGTTGTTCGTATTCGTACCGGTGAAGAGGACGAGGAAGCGATTTAA
- a CDS encoding sensor histidine kinase: protein MISLKRWRLFPRSLRQLVIMAFLLVLLPLLVLAYQAYQSLNMLSEQAAEINRTTLADARRSEAMTSVALAMERSYRQYCVLDDQTLATLYQNQRKQYSQMLDSHARVLPDPRYYQTLRQLLTQLGDIRCHNSGPEQTASSLLEGFSRANGQMVQVTRDVVFSRGQQLQQAISERGQFFGWQALLLFLVSVLLVALFTRMIIGPVNGVERMINRLGEGRSLGNTSTFKGPREIRTLAQRIIWLSERLSWLESQRHEFLRHISHELKTPLASLREGTELLADEVVGPLTADQKEVVAILDSSSRHLLQLIDQLLDYNRKLADTPTELERVELEEIVDIVVSSHSLPARAKLIHTDVALAVGHCWAETTLLMRVIDNLYSNAVHYGKESGNIWIYSRQVGNRVQIDVANSGTPIPDAERSMIFEPFYQGSHQRRGAVKGSGLGLSIARDCIRRMRGELSLITVDYADVCFRIELPLLSDNE from the coding sequence ATGATTTCTTTGAAACGATGGCGTTTATTCCCGCGTTCCCTGCGGCAATTAGTGATTATGGCGTTCTTGCTGGTTTTGCTGCCGCTATTGGTCCTGGCCTATCAGGCTTATCAAAGCCTGAACATGCTGAGCGAACAGGCTGCGGAGATTAACCGAACGACGCTGGCGGATGCCCGCCGCAGTGAAGCGATGACCAGCGTCGCGCTGGCGATGGAGCGTAGCTACCGGCAATACTGCGTATTAGACGATCAGACGCTGGCGACGCTCTACCAGAACCAGCGTAAACAGTATTCGCAAATGCTTGACTCCCATGCACGGGTGCTTCCCGATCCCCGTTATTACCAGACGTTACGTCAACTCCTGACTCAGCTCGGCGACATTCGCTGTCATAACAGTGGCCCGGAACAAACGGCGTCCAGCCTGCTGGAAGGGTTCTCTCGCGCTAACGGACAGATGGTGCAGGTGACGCGTGACGTCGTTTTCTCTCGCGGGCAACAGCTTCAACAGGCTATTTCCGAACGCGGCCAGTTCTTTGGTTGGCAGGCGTTGCTCTTGTTTCTGGTCAGCGTACTGCTGGTCGCTCTCTTTACGCGGATGATTATTGGCCCAGTTAATGGCGTAGAGCGGATGATTAACCGCCTTGGTGAAGGCCGTTCGCTGGGGAACACCAGCACGTTCAAAGGCCCGCGTGAGATTCGGACGCTGGCGCAGCGCATTATCTGGCTGAGTGAGCGTCTGTCCTGGCTGGAGTCACAACGACATGAGTTCTTACGTCACATTTCCCATGAGCTCAAGACGCCGCTGGCCAGCCTGCGAGAAGGCACCGAACTGCTGGCCGATGAAGTCGTTGGCCCACTGACTGCCGACCAGAAGGAGGTGGTCGCTATTCTCGATAGCAGCAGTCGCCACCTGTTACAGTTGATCGACCAACTGCTGGACTATAACCGCAAACTGGCAGATACACCGACCGAGTTGGAGCGGGTTGAACTCGAAGAGATCGTCGATATTGTTGTGTCATCGCACAGTCTCCCCGCTCGCGCCAAGTTGATTCATACCGATGTAGCGCTGGCCGTTGGGCACTGCTGGGCGGAGACGACGCTGTTGATGCGAGTGATTGATAATCTCTATTCCAATGCGGTGCACTACGGTAAGGAATCCGGTAACATTTGGATTTATAGCCGTCAGGTTGGCAATCGCGTTCAGATTGATGTTGCCAACAGTGGTACGCCCATTCCTGATGCCGAGCGGAGCATGATTTTTGAGCCCTTTTATCAGGGAAGCCATCAGCGTCGTGGCGCGGTAAAGGGCAGCGGGCTTGGTCTGAGTATTGCGCGCGATTGCATCCGTCGTATGCGTGGTGAGCTTAGTTTAATTACCGTGGACTATGCTGACGTGTGTTTCCGCATCGAACTGCCCTTATTGTCCGATAACGAATAG
- the pemA gene encoding pectinesterase PemA, with amino-acid sequence MINASHLCKTLTLAMLISSPWALAQVADYNALVSANATDAKAYKSITEAIASAPADSSPFVIYVKNGVYHERLTITRPNIHLQGESRDGTVITATTAAGMLKPDGSKWGTYGSNTVKVDAPDFSARSLTISNDFDYPANQAKANDDATKLKDSQAVALLVAENSDRAWFHDVSLTGYQDTLYVKGGRSFFSKCRISGTVDFIFGNGTALFDDCDIVARNRTDVKDQPLGYLTAPSTDIKQKYGLVIINSRVIKEKDVPAKSYGLGRPWHPTTTFEDGRYADPNAIGQTVFLNTSMDDHIYGWDKMSGKDKQGEKIWFHPQDSRFFEYKSSGSGAEKNDQRRQLSEAEAAEYTADKVLAGWVPTAPKGK; translated from the coding sequence TTCCGCCAATGCAACGGACGCCAAGGCCTACAAATCCATTACTGAAGCGATTGCCAGCGCCCCGGCAGACAGTTCCCCGTTTGTTATCTATGTGAAAAATGGCGTATACCACGAACGCCTCACCATTACGCGCCCCAATATCCATCTACAGGGCGAAAGCCGTGACGGCACCGTGATCACCGCAACCACCGCGGCGGGGATGCTCAAACCCGATGGCAGTAAATGGGGAACCTATGGCAGCAACACGGTAAAAGTTGATGCCCCCGATTTCAGCGCCCGTTCACTGACCATCAGCAACGATTTCGATTACCCTGCCAATCAGGCCAAAGCCAATGATGACGCGACCAAATTAAAAGATTCGCAGGCCGTAGCACTATTAGTTGCCGAAAACAGCGATCGGGCGTGGTTCCATGATGTCAGTCTGACTGGCTATCAGGACACGCTATATGTGAAAGGTGGTCGCAGCTTCTTCTCAAAATGCCGTATCAGCGGCACCGTTGATTTTATCTTTGGCAACGGCACTGCGCTGTTTGACGATTGTGACATCGTCGCCCGTAATCGTACCGACGTGAAAGATCAACCACTTGGCTACCTCACCGCCCCCAGCACTGACATTAAGCAAAAATATGGTTTGGTCATTATTAATAGTCGGGTGATTAAAGAGAAAGATGTGCCCGCCAAAAGCTATGGTCTGGGTCGTCCATGGCACCCAACAACCACCTTTGAAGATGGTCGTTATGCCGATCCTAACGCCATCGGCCAGACCGTTTTCCTGAACACCAGCATGGACGACCACATCTATGGCTGGGACAAAATGTCAGGCAAAGATAAACAAGGTGAAAAAATCTGGTTCCACCCGCAGGACTCGCGCTTTTTCGAGTATAAATCCAGCGGTTCAGGGGCAGAGAAAAACGATCAGCGCCGTCAGTTGAGCGAGGCGGAAGCGGCAGAATACACCGCTGATAAAGTATTAGCGGGCTGGGTTCCTACTGCACCTAAAGGGAAGTAA
- the qseG gene encoding two-component system QseEF-associated lipoprotein QseG translates to MNAGFMKGWLVKRRFSCLLKAVLLSSSLVLAACNSYVNSGTTLLETEGTPPKEQVADFRIAQCEHLWQIDDRESMNNALYWLRAMDCAGRLTQFQAREEAEQVAGDSWENAFKQGILLDNAGITQVERRQVLEQINLYRLAFPAALRPLMQTWRDRQTLFLALSDERLRYKRLQESSDKQLDTLRVQQNHLQYQLETTTQKLENLTDIERQLSSRKQLSGEMPDNDADHRGSAGANRDSPRNSATKPRNEPVDADDTYTPPIESHTDKSTTKESTRQ, encoded by the coding sequence ATGAATGCAGGGTTTATGAAGGGATGGTTGGTGAAGAGACGATTCTCCTGTCTGTTGAAGGCGGTGCTACTGTCGTCGTCGCTTGTTTTGGCGGCGTGCAATAGTTATGTGAACAGCGGTACTACATTGCTGGAAACAGAAGGTACACCGCCGAAAGAGCAGGTTGCCGATTTCCGTATCGCGCAATGTGAGCATTTGTGGCAGATAGACGATCGCGAGTCCATGAACAACGCGCTTTATTGGTTGCGGGCGATGGATTGTGCAGGACGTCTGACGCAGTTTCAGGCTCGTGAAGAAGCTGAGCAAGTCGCGGGCGATAGCTGGGAAAATGCGTTTAAGCAGGGTATTTTACTGGATAATGCCGGTATTACTCAGGTTGAACGCCGTCAGGTGCTGGAACAAATCAATTTATATCGTCTGGCTTTCCCTGCGGCGCTGCGTCCGCTGATGCAAACCTGGCGTGATAGGCAAACGCTATTTCTGGCGCTATCGGATGAACGCCTACGCTATAAACGTTTACAGGAATCCAGCGACAAGCAGCTAGACACCCTACGCGTGCAGCAAAATCACCTGCAATACCAGTTAGAGACAACCACGCAGAAACTGGAAAACCTGACGGATATTGAGCGTCAACTATCATCCCGTAAGCAGTTGTCAGGGGAAATGCCGGATAACGATGCCGATCACCGTGGTAGTGCGGGGGCAAATAGAGATAGTCCACGCAATTCGGCCACGAAACCCAGAAATGAGCCCGTTGATGCGGATGACACCTATACGCCGCCAATTGAATCACATACGGACAAATCGACGACGAAGGAATCAACAAGACAATGA
- the mltF gene encoding membrane-bound lytic murein transglycosylase MltF, producing MTYKKTAVTDSLAIRPPRDNYLKPLKLNYFFIGIITLLLALALWPSIPWRSSQDVQLRQILSRGELRISTVNSPLTYAMSNGSPTGLDYELAKRFADYLGVKLVVSPRKNLDELFDDLDGDDADLLAAGLIYNHERLERFRAGPTYYSISQQMVYRLGSPRPKTLDKLQGRLVVTSGSAHAATLRDLKAEKYPQLSWESASDQSTQELLKQVADGKLDYALGDSVTIGLMQRIHPQLAVAFDLSDEEPVTWYMRRSHDDSLSAALLDFFSKIVEDGTLARLEEKYLGHVGEFDYVDTTTFLSAIDETLPDLRPLFEKHATDIDWKLLAAISYQESHWNPLATSPTGVRGLMMLTRNTAESLNVTDRVDPEQSIRGGAQYMSNMMQKMPDTIPEDEKIWFALASYNMGYAHLLDARKLTEKQKGNPDSWVDVKMRLPMLSQKRYYTQTTYGYARGQEAYNYVENIRRYMVSLEGYLIEKEAKAQQQTQIAQGYPAVPLNKVQE from the coding sequence ATGACGTATAAAAAAACTGCCGTTACAGACAGCCTGGCCATCCGGCCGCCGAGAGATAACTATTTGAAGCCGTTAAAATTAAATTATTTTTTCATCGGGATTATCACGTTACTACTGGCGTTAGCGCTATGGCCTAGCATTCCCTGGCGCAGCAGTCAGGATGTACAGCTCAGGCAGATCCTCTCACGCGGCGAGTTACGTATCAGTACCGTTAACTCACCGCTGACTTATGCTATGAGCAACGGTTCCCCGACAGGTCTGGACTATGAACTGGCAAAACGGTTTGCCGATTACCTCGGCGTCAAGCTGGTGGTTTCGCCACGCAAGAATCTTGACGAACTGTTCGACGATCTGGACGGTGACGATGCAGATCTGCTGGCTGCCGGGTTGATTTACAATCATGAGCGTCTGGAGCGTTTCCGTGCTGGCCCGACCTACTACTCCATCTCACAGCAGATGGTCTACCGCCTCGGTTCACCTCGCCCAAAAACGCTGGATAAACTGCAAGGCCGTCTCGTTGTCACATCAGGCTCCGCCCATGCGGCGACCCTGCGCGATTTAAAAGCAGAGAAGTACCCACAGTTGAGCTGGGAATCCGCCTCCGATCAGAGCACACAGGAATTACTGAAACAGGTTGCTGACGGCAAACTGGACTATGCACTAGGCGACTCAGTGACCATCGGCCTGATGCAGCGTATCCATCCGCAGCTCGCCGTTGCCTTCGATCTTAGCGACGAAGAGCCGGTCACCTGGTATATGCGTCGATCGCACGATGACAGTCTGTCTGCTGCCCTGTTGGATTTTTTCAGCAAGATTGTCGAAGATGGCACGCTCGCGCGTCTGGAAGAAAAATATCTTGGTCACGTTGGTGAATTTGATTATGTCGATACCACCACGTTTCTGAGCGCCATTGATGAAACGTTGCCGGATCTGCGCCCGCTGTTTGAAAAACACGCCACCGATATCGACTGGAAGTTGCTAGCCGCCATCTCCTATCAGGAGTCACACTGGAACCCGCTGGCAACCTCCCCTACCGGCGTGCGCGGGTTGATGATGCTAACGCGTAACACAGCAGAAAGCCTGAACGTGACCGATCGCGTCGACCCAGAGCAGAGTATTCGCGGCGGCGCACAATATATGTCAAATATGATGCAGAAAATGCCAGACACCATTCCCGAAGATGAAAAAATCTGGTTTGCGCTGGCATCCTACAATATGGGGTACGCCCATCTGCTTGATGCACGTAAATTGACCGAGAAACAAAAAGGCAATCCTGACAGTTGGGTAGACGTAAAAATGCGCCTGCCAATGCTAAGTCAGAAGCGCTATTACACGCAAACCACCTACGGCTACGCACGCGGGCAAGAAGCCTATAACTATGTGGAAAATATTCGGCGCTATATGGTGAGTCTGGAAGGTTATCTGATAGAAAAAGAAGCCAAGGCTCAGCAACAAACCCAGATTGCGCAAGGCTATCCGGCCGTCCCTCTGAACAAGGTACAGGAATAA
- the purL gene encoding phosphoribosylformylglycinamidine synthase, producing the protein MEILRGSPALSAFRINKLLVRCKEHILPVSDIYAEYVHFADVSAPLNNDEQAKLTRLLKYGPSLAEHEPQGRLLLVTPRPGTISPWSSKATDIAHNCGLSKVLRLERGLAFYIHAPTLSDEQWQQLGALLHDRMMESVFSDLKQAEALFSHHQPAPFKRIEILLQGRQALEEANVRLGLALAEDEIDYLLDAFTHLGRNPTDIELYMFAQANSEHCRHKIFNADWVIDGVTQPKSLFKMIKNTFEHTPDHVLSAYKDNAAVMEGSAVGRFYTDANGQYAYHQEDAHILMKVETHNHPTAISPWPGAATGSGGEIRDEGATGRGSKPKAGLVGFSVSNLRIPGFIQPWEEEEFGKPERIVSALDIMTEGPLGGAAFNNEFGRPALTGYFRTYEERVDSHNGTEPRGYHKPIMLAGGIGNIRADHVQKGEISVGAKLIVLGGPSMNIGLGGGAASSMASGQSDADLDFASVQRDNPEMERRCQEVIDRCWQLGEANPILFIHDVGAGGLSNAMPELVSDGGRGGRFELRDILNDEPGMSPLEVWCNESQERYVLAVAPEQLAQFDDICRRERAPYAVIGEATEELHLTMNDRHFNNQPIDLPLDVLLGKTPKMLRDVERKQVEGTPLQRDEIYLAEAVERVLHLPVVAEKTFLITIGDRSVTGMVARDQMVGPWQVPVADCAVTTASLDSYYGEAMSIGERAPVALRNFAASARLAVGEALTNIAATHIGPLTRVKLSANWMAAAGHPGEDAGLYDAVKAVGEELCPALGLTIPVGKDSMSMKTRWQEDGEDRAVTSPMSLVISAFARVEDVRNTVTPQLRTGQDNALLLIDLGAGNKALGATALAQVYRQLGRKTADVHSPEQLAGFFNAIQQLVADKALLAYHDRSDGGLLVTLAEMAFAGHCGVTVDIASQGEDTLATLFNEELGAVIQIPAARRAEVNAVLALHGLADCVHYLGYAEEGTRFTINQGAEAVYQESRSTLRRWWAETSWQMQRLRDNPQCADQEHIARQDDNDPGLNVSLTFNPQEDIAAPYIAKHVRPKVAVLREQGVNSHVEMAAAFHRAGFDAIDIHMSDLLANRRNLKDFQALVACGGFSYGDVLGAGEGWAKSILFNSRVRDEFAEFFLRPQTLALGVCNGCQMMSNLRELIPGADLWPRFVRNKSDRFEARFSLVEVEKSPSLFMNDMAGSHLPIAVSHGEGQVEVRDDAHLAAIEEHGLVALRYINHYGQVTENYPANPNGSPNGITAVTSTSGRATVMMPHPERVFRTVSNSWHPEEWGEDGPWMRMFRNARRQLG; encoded by the coding sequence ATGGAAATACTGCGTGGTTCACCTGCTTTATCGGCTTTTCGTATTAATAAATTGCTGGTCCGCTGCAAAGAGCACATTTTGCCGGTTAGCGATATCTATGCTGAATACGTACATTTCGCCGATGTCAGCGCCCCGCTGAACAACGATGAACAGGCCAAACTGACACGTTTGCTGAAGTATGGTCCTTCTCTCGCGGAGCACGAGCCGCAAGGTCGTCTGTTACTGGTCACACCGCGTCCTGGCACCATTTCACCGTGGTCTTCCAAAGCCACGGACATTGCCCATAACTGTGGATTAAGCAAAGTACTGCGCCTGGAGCGCGGTCTGGCTTTCTATATTCATGCGCCGACGCTGAGTGATGAACAGTGGCAGCAACTGGGGGCATTGCTGCATGACCGGATGATGGAAAGCGTGTTTAGCGACCTGAAACAGGCTGAAGCGCTGTTCTCTCATCATCAACCCGCCCCTTTCAAGCGTATCGAAATTCTGCTGCAAGGGCGTCAGGCGTTGGAGGAGGCGAATGTCCGTCTGGGGCTGGCATTGGCAGAAGATGAAATTGATTATCTGCTGGACGCCTTCACCCATCTTGGCCGCAACCCGACCGATATTGAACTGTACATGTTCGCACAGGCGAACTCTGAGCACTGCCGCCACAAGATTTTTAACGCAGATTGGGTAATCGACGGCGTCACTCAGCCGAAATCACTGTTCAAAATGATCAAAAACACCTTTGAACACACGCCCGATCACGTTCTCTCTGCCTATAAAGACAACGCCGCTGTAATGGAGGGTTCCGCCGTTGGCCGTTTCTACACCGATGCCAACGGGCAATATGCTTACCATCAGGAAGACGCACATATCCTGATGAAGGTGGAAACGCATAACCACCCAACCGCGATTTCTCCGTGGCCGGGCGCGGCGACTGGCTCTGGCGGCGAAATCCGTGATGAAGGCGCAACGGGTCGTGGCTCTAAGCCGAAAGCCGGCTTGGTTGGCTTCTCGGTATCGAACCTGCGTATTCCTGGCTTTATCCAACCGTGGGAAGAAGAAGAATTTGGCAAGCCAGAACGCATTGTCAGCGCGCTGGATATCATGACCGAAGGCCCATTAGGCGGCGCGGCATTTAACAACGAATTCGGCCGTCCTGCACTGACCGGCTATTTCCGTACCTATGAAGAACGTGTTGATAGCCACAATGGCACAGAGCCGCGCGGCTACCATAAACCGATCATGCTGGCGGGCGGCATTGGTAACATTCGCGCCGATCACGTCCAAAAAGGCGAAATTAGTGTTGGCGCTAAACTGATTGTACTGGGTGGGCCGTCGATGAATATCGGTCTGGGCGGTGGTGCAGCGTCTTCCATGGCATCGGGTCAGTCTGATGCGGATCTGGATTTTGCTTCTGTTCAGCGCGATAACCCAGAAATGGAGCGTCGCTGTCAGGAAGTGATCGACCGCTGCTGGCAATTGGGTGAAGCCAACCCGATCCTATTCATTCACGATGTTGGCGCGGGCGGCTTGTCTAACGCAATGCCTGAACTGGTGAGCGACGGTGGTCGCGGTGGTCGCTTTGAACTGCGTGATATTTTGAACGATGAGCCAGGCATGAGCCCGCTAGAAGTCTGGTGTAACGAGTCGCAGGAACGCTACGTTCTGGCGGTTGCGCCAGAGCAACTGGCACAGTTTGATGACATTTGCCGCCGTGAGCGCGCGCCTTATGCGGTGATTGGTGAAGCGACGGAAGAACTGCATCTGACGATGAACGATCGTCACTTCAACAACCAACCTATCGACTTACCGCTGGATGTGCTGCTGGGCAAAACGCCGAAGATGCTGCGTGATGTAGAACGCAAACAGGTAGAAGGCACACCGTTACAGCGTGACGAAATTTATCTGGCCGAAGCGGTCGAGCGCGTGCTGCACTTACCGGTCGTCGCGGAAAAAACCTTCCTGATCACCATTGGCGACCGCTCTGTTACCGGTATGGTGGCACGCGATCAGATGGTTGGGCCGTGGCAGGTGCCAGTGGCTGACTGTGCGGTGACTACCGCTAGCCTTGATAGCTATTACGGCGAGGCGATGTCTATCGGCGAACGTGCGCCTGTCGCGCTGCGCAACTTTGCGGCCTCCGCGCGTTTAGCCGTCGGTGAGGCGCTGACGAACATTGCTGCTACGCATATCGGTCCGCTGACTCGCGTGAAGCTGTCTGCAAACTGGATGGCGGCAGCAGGGCATCCAGGTGAAGACGCTGGCCTGTACGATGCGGTAAAAGCCGTGGGCGAAGAACTGTGTCCGGCGCTGGGTCTGACGATCCCAGTGGGTAAAGACTCCATGTCGATGAAAACTCGCTGGCAGGAAGACGGTGAAGATCGCGCGGTCACCTCGCCGATGTCGCTGGTGATCTCTGCATTTGCCCGCGTGGAAGACGTGCGTAACACGGTAACGCCACAGCTGCGTACCGGACAGGATAATGCGCTGCTGCTGATCGATCTGGGTGCTGGTAATAAAGCACTGGGCGCGACAGCGCTGGCGCAGGTTTATCGTCAACTGGGTCGCAAGACCGCCGATGTTCATAGCCCAGAGCAATTGGCTGGCTTCTTTAACGCCATACAGCAACTGGTCGCGGACAAAGCGCTTCTGGCCTACCACGACCGTTCTGACGGCGGCCTGCTGGTTACGCTGGCAGAGATGGCGTTTGCTGGCCATTGCGGTGTGACTGTTGATATCGCGTCTCAGGGTGAAGATACGCTGGCGACGCTGTTTAACGAAGAATTGGGTGCCGTGATCCAGATTCCTGCCGCGCGTCGTGCCGAAGTCAACGCCGTTCTGGCGCTGCACGGTTTGGCTGATTGCGTGCATTATCTTGGTTATGCCGAAGAAGGAACGCGTTTCACCATCAATCAGGGGGCTGAAGCGGTCTATCAGGAAAGCCGTTCGACGCTGCGCCGCTGGTGGGCTGAAACCAGCTGGCAGATGCAGCGCCTGCGTGATAACCCGCAGTGTGCCGATCAGGAACACATCGCCAGACAGGATGATAACGACCCTGGCCTGAATGTATCGCTGACCTTCAACCCGCAGGAAGATATCGCCGCACCTTATATTGCTAAGCATGTTCGGCCTAAAGTGGCAGTCCTGCGTGAGCAGGGGGTGAATTCCCACGTAGAAATGGCGGCGGCGTTCCACCGTGCTGGCTTTGATGCCATCGATATCCATATGAGTGACCTGCTGGCGAATCGCCGTAACTTGAAGGATTTCCAAGCGCTGGTGGCGTGTGGCGGCTTCTCTTATGGTGACGTGCTGGGCGCGGGTGAAGGCTGGGCTAAATCTATTCTTTTCAACTCTCGCGTGCGTGATGAATTCGCTGAATTCTTCTTGCGTCCGCAGACGCTGGCGCTGGGCGTATGTAACGGCTGCCAGATGATGTCTAACCTGCGTGAATTAATTCCAGGTGCCGATCTCTGGCCGCGCTTTGTTCGTAATAAATCCGATCGCTTTGAAGCCCGTTTCAGTCTGGTCGAAGTGGAGAAAAGCCCGTCGCTATTTATGAATGACATGGCGGGATCGCACCTGCCAATTGCTGTTTCACACGGTGAAGGGCAGGTTGAAGTCCGCGACGATGCACATTTAGCGGCGATTGAAGAACACGGTCTGGTCGCACTGCGTTATATCAACCACTACGGGCAGGTAACCGAGAACTATCCAGCTAACCCGAATGGGTCGCCGAACGGTATTACGGCGGTCACCAGCACCAGCGGTCGGGCAACGGTCATGATGCCACATCCTGAACGCGTGTTCCGTACCGTTAGCAACTCTTGGCATCCGGAAGAATGGGGCGAGGATGGCCCGTGGATGCGTATGTTCCGCAACGCACGTAGACAGTTAGGCTAA
- the glrR gene encoding two-component system response regulator GlrR — MTARKTASLLLVDDDPSLLKLLGMRLTSEGFSVMTAESGQEALRLLTRETFDLVISDLRMDEMDGMALFSEIQRYQPGMPVIILTAHGSIPDAVAATQQGVFSFLTKPVDRDALYKAIDEALALSAPAGDESWRETIVTRSLIMLRLLEQARMVAQSDVSVLINGQSGTGKEVLAQAIHAASPRAKKAFIAINCGALPEPLLESELFGHAKGAFTGAVSSREGLFQAAEGGTLFLDEIGDMPLSLQVKLLRVLQERKVRPLGSNRDLDIDVRIISATHRDLPKAMEKNEFREDLYYRLNVVNMKLPALHERAEDIPLLANHLLRESANRHKPFVRTFSTDAMKRLMTASWPGNVRQLVNVIEQCVALTSAPVISDALVEQALEGENTALPTFVEARHQFELNYLRKLLQIAKGNVTQAARMAGRNRTEFYKLLGRHELDANDFKD, encoded by the coding sequence ATGACAGCCCGAAAAACGGCGAGTTTGTTGCTCGTGGATGATGACCCCAGCCTGCTGAAGCTGTTGGGAATGCGCCTGACCAGCGAAGGGTTTAGCGTGATGACGGCGGAGAGCGGCCAGGAGGCGCTGCGGCTGTTAACGCGCGAGACGTTCGATCTGGTGATCAGCGACCTTCGTATGGATGAAATGGATGGCATGGCGCTGTTTTCCGAAATCCAGCGCTATCAGCCGGGGATGCCGGTGATTATTTTAACCGCTCACGGTTCCATTCCCGATGCGGTAGCGGCGACGCAACAGGGCGTATTTAGCTTTCTGACGAAGCCCGTCGACCGTGATGCGCTCTACAAAGCGATAGACGAAGCGCTGGCATTGTCCGCTCCGGCGGGCGATGAAAGCTGGCGTGAAACCATCGTGACGCGCAGTCTTATTATGTTACGTCTACTGGAACAGGCCAGAATGGTCGCGCAGTCGGATGTTAGCGTGCTGATTAACGGTCAGAGCGGAACCGGGAAGGAGGTGCTGGCTCAGGCGATTCATGCGGCAAGCCCGCGTGCGAAGAAAGCATTTATCGCGATTAACTGCGGCGCGTTGCCGGAACCGCTGCTGGAGTCGGAGTTGTTTGGCCATGCGAAAGGGGCCTTTACGGGGGCGGTTAGCAGCCGTGAAGGGCTTTTTCAGGCGGCAGAAGGCGGTACGCTGTTTTTAGATGAAATTGGCGATATGCCGCTGTCTTTACAGGTTAAGCTGCTACGTGTTTTACAGGAACGAAAAGTCCGCCCGCTGGGGAGTAATCGCGATCTGGACATCGACGTGAGGATTATTTCCGCCACGCACCGTGATTTGCCGAAGGCGATGGAAAAAAACGAATTCCGTGAAGATCTGTATTATCGGCTCAACGTGGTGAATATGAAGCTGCCAGCGCTGCATGAGCGTGCTGAGGATATTCCGCTGTTGGCAAACCATCTGTTGCGTGAATCCGCCAATCGTCACAAGCCTTTTGTGCGCACCTTTTCAACGGATGCGATGAAGCGCTTGATGACGGCAAGTTGGCCGGGTAACGTGCGTCAGTTGGTGAATGTCATCGAACAGTGTGTGGCGTTAACCAGCGCGCCGGTAATCAGCGATGCCCTGGTTGAACAGGCACTGGAAGGTGAAAATACCGCGCTGCCGACGTTTGTTGAAGCGCGCCATCAGTTTGAACTTAACTATTTGCGAAAACTACTACAGATCGCAAAAGGTAACGTGACGCAGGCTGCGCGAATGGCCGGGCGTAATCGAACGGAATTTTATAAACTGTTGGGTCGGCACGAACTAGATGCCAACGATTTTAAAGATTAG